The Tindallia californiensis genomic interval AATAGAATGAAGTAAGGCACTCTACAAAGTTAATGTAGGGTGCCTCTCTTATTTATTTTTTATGTTACATCATACAACATAGAAAACTATGCTTTTGGGTTTCCTTTACCCTTAGTCACTATCAATGTAATTACAGCTGGAGCCGCGGCCAAAATAAAACCTCCAACTTTTTTTGCACCTTTTCCAATCTTTGAAGCTCTCTTTGCTAAACAGTGGGCGCAAATAAAACCTTCATTTTCTTTTCCACAATCCACGCATCTACTCATATATATATTCCTCCAATAATTTCTTCCCCGGAACTTCAACCGATATATAATCTACATTATTAAGTAAAGCTTTCTGATTATAGTTTTCTATAATGTCAATATAATCATGTGGATGTGTATACCAACATTTTTGATTATCAACATTTCCTTCTAGTACAATTCTTGACATAGGAATCATTGATTCAGCATAATTTTCAATTAGTACTTTAGCAGGTTCGAATACCTTTGGAAGCACTTCCGTACTCCCCAATCTTTCGTATGCGGTTGCTAATAAATTAGTTGCATAAATGTATGCTTGGAAGCTCTCCTGCAGTTCATTAAAAGTATCATCAATTTTATCATAAAATTTGCCATCGAAGAGACATTTAATAGTCAAGTGAATCTTGTTATTTGGTATTGACACACGATTTTTCATCTCTTCTTGAAAATACAACTCTAGCTGAGAACGACCATTATTCAAGCTGCTTATTGCTCCAAGAATTAATTGTTCTCTCCTCGGATTGTTCTCTGAAATTTCTAACGCCTGTTCAAGTTGATTCCTACCAGAAACAATTAAACCAATTCTATCAATAACTTGTCCTCGTTTTATATCTTTAGAAATTGCTTGAATTTCTGAAAGCATTTCAGATATATCAGCTAACTGTTTTTGAATTGCAATATTTGCAACATTCGTAGATAGACTTTGTAACTTTTGAGATTGAGTAGGATCAATTTGTTCAAGCCGAAGTTGATGGACAATGTTCTTATTTGCTGGAGCAGTTTTATCAATTATTGTCGAAAGTAAATCTCCAGATTTAGTTTTCATAATATCAAACTGCCCACTATTAATTTTATCTAGGACATCTTTAGGGAATTTCGCTATATAAATTTTGTCGGGGTCAATAATATCTTTTAAGCTATTTATACCAGATGCTACTTCAGATAACAGAGCTCCAATATTGTTTTGTCTATCAATAATAGAATTGTTAACTTCATTGAAAATTACTGGTGAATCATATACTTTTTGCGCAATCATATTTTTATCCGTTATAATAATCTCTTTCAAAACCTTCCCCCCCTTTATAATACCATTCTATTTTATAAAACTTGTTCTTTCAATCCTAAACTTTCAACCGAAACATCCATTCTGCTCTGTACGGACCCTCTGACATTCAATCTGTTATGTACGGGGACACTGACATCTAATCCGTTCTGTACGGGGCATTTAGCCCCTCTTGGACTAGTTTCCGCAGAGTAAAAAATCATCGTTTTTCTAACAAACTTATTTATCACTAAAAACCCCGAAAAGGCTTATATCAAGCCTTCCCCGAGCACACTTCTTTATTTTCTTGACATCAATACCACCGTCTCAACATGAAATACTTAGGCTATTTTACACATCTTCATAATCCTCATTTTTCCCTGTATTTATGCGATTTTGCAATTGATTCCGTCTTATCGAGCCTTTATTTCTGATTAGGCTATTTTGAATTTTTTATTTTTCTGTAAATCTAATTAACCCTTAATAGAACTTTATCAATTCACACTCATAAATAAATTTTCCACATTCTTTATCTTTGTACGGATAAGAAGATAATCCTAAAAACATATTTGGAAACAGTAACATTTCTTCCTCATTTCTTATCGTTACTGAATTTACATATACCCCGATGGTTTCTTTTTTTACATATATTTTTAGCAAATTATTCTCTGATGCATATGCTTCACTTTGCTTTACAATATCCTTAATTAAACTTGTGCTCATAAACCCCTTTTCTTGAATAGGTGTTGGTCTATCTCTTTTGTTTTCTTCTATAAGATTTCCAATGAACTCATCACTTACCAATCTATATAATATTACATCACAAGGAATTCTTGGAGCACTACACAAAATAATCGATAAAATATCCGCCATTTCTCTATATAAATGCTCATCACTGTCTGCACCATTCCTTAAATAATCATTTATTTGTCGGTAAGAATAACCACAATAGCATTCTATAGGAGCGGTACAAAGGTTATTTTTAATTGTATTACCAGCAAGTTCCATCATTTTTTTATATGTATCTGCCCACTTCGAATAATGTCTCATCCCCCAATCGCGAGCTTCCTTTTCATTTTTAAATTCAATATATTGATCTTTATTCCTTATAGTCCAATGTAATTCTCCATATCTTCTTTTATTTATAGTTTTCATAATATACACAGAACTACCACCCTTATTGCTTTCAGATTTTCTTTACAAACTTATTATTCTTTACATTTTTTTGAGCTATATTTAGTACCTTTTCTTTTCTTCTCATTTCCATCCTTAACTACATTACTTCTACTTGCTTTTTCAATCTGTATTGCCTTAAACATCTCACCGATTATAATAGGTGGATTATTATTTTCGGATACATAATGAACTTCATTCTTCCCTGAATTTAATAATCTAACTATTCCTATATATTTTTCGTTGCTCAGCATAACATCAATAGTTCTTTTACTCCACTTATCTTTTCCTGTTGGTGATTTAATTTCAAGTCTTTCCAATTCTTCAATTATTCCTATAATACTTTTACCTTGAAGGTATAAGTCAAATATTAGCTGAACATTTTTAGCCTCTTCATCATCGATAATTAGGCTACCATCAACATCATTTTTATAACCATAACATTTACGGTTATATAGCTTTGATGTTCCTTGTGCCGCTCTTTGTTTAATACCCCATTTTATATTATCGCTTCTTGATTCATTTTCGGCTTGTGCTATAGCTTCGATGATAGAAATCATGAGTTCACTATCTGTATTTGCAGTATCTAAGTCTTCTTGCTCAAATATTACACGCACTCCTAATGTCTTTAGCTGATTTAAGGCTTCAAGTGTATCCACTGTATCCCTGCCAAATCTACTAATACTCTTAGTTAATATAATGTCTAGATTACGGGACTTACATTCTTGAAGCATACGATCAAATTCTTTACGAGAAGAACCTGATTTACTGGATGCTATGTCCATATAAACATCAACAAGAAGCCATTGTGGTGTGGCCGCAGTTAATCTGGTAAGAGCAGATACCTGTGCAGAAAGGCTTTTTAGTTGTTCAGAACTATTACTACTGACTCTACAGTATATACCTACTCTTCTTTCTCTCTTTGGAGGTTTGGGTGGTATGAAATGTACTCGTGGGTTACCTGACATATTGTACCCCCTTACATTTATCGATTAACTCCATACTCTTTTTCACGCTTTAGAGGTTTTGGTGGTATGAAATATACTTTGGAACTTTTAGAAATACAGCATCTTCCTTATATAACATATTCCAACTACCCAAAAATTGGATCTTATATTAATGATTAAATTGACTTCTATGGCTGAACTGTTATTGTCTCTTTGTGTTTGTTACGCCTCATTAATTTGTCTGTGTTTTCACTCAGAATTTTAGGTGTATGATTAGCAATATCGTCTTCAAGGTCATTAGTTCTAAACTTCACACCAAGTGATTTAATCTCATCGGCAGTTGCAAAGCGATACTTGTTACAGTCTACCCCCATGAGGTTTTTGAACAATTGTTCTTGCGCATCTGACAATTGAACCTCAATAATATCCGCCAAAAGCAATTCATAATGGTTAAATACACTACCATACTCAACATTAGTCATATGCCTACCACAGAATTTATACGATAACGCACCAAATGCACTTTTATCCAAAATCTCAGTTGAAAACATCTCTTCGACAAACTCCCTACTAAGATTTGATATATTTTCCCGATGCTGCGTCTTATTAAACCTTCGAACAAACTTCCTCAAGTATTCATTTTTTACCAGCAATCTATAGTCGCGCTTTGTGATTCTGTCTACTGGAATTCTGTCATCATTTTCAACTGGGATATTATCTCTCAGATAGTTCGCCTCTTCTTGGGTAAATTTGTACGCCCCACCTACTGGCTGATATTTCTTTGTTCGACCATTCCGTACTAACAAGTACTTCCCATCAACTTTTATTCTAAATAAGTAAGCAAATGAAATCCTGATAATAGTATTTTTTTGCAGAATACCAGCCCTATTTAATTTTCGCTGAGATGATTTCCAGTTCTCATTATCAGTTAAATCAATAATGCTCGGAATAAGATATGGAATTGATATGCCCGAAATCAAACTGCCAAGCATAGGGCCTACCGGAATTGACTTTAGTTCAGATAAAATTGCACATGTAGCAGCACCAACTGAGATTAGAAGCAAAAATAGCATCTTTATTATTTTCATTTGAAATCAGCCCCCTCTCAACTTACTCCAATTGGAACATTCACATGACCTATCGCCACACATACTCCATTCTTTATTAAATAACATTCAATATAATGCGGTCCGTGAAATTTGGAATTTTCTGTTATTTCTTTTCCTCTATCTTGAATTTGACCACGGATTTCATTGCGTAACTCAGCTTCACTTCCCACATTTAGTACCTTCCATAGAATCTTGTCATAAGATGGACAGTTGGTGTACCCAATCTTGCATTTCACAGAAAAGTTATACGGAATAAACCTTTTAAAAGATGTGGCATACTTATCCAAGTATTCAAAAATTGACATCAATCTAAAACCATTACCAGATACTTTGCAGTCAATCGTTACATCATATTGCTCATATACAGGGTATAAATCTTCAATAAATTCTTCCGTATCATTAAATATTTGAGATTTACGAACACTATAGCTTTCGCTTATTACTTTCTCCTCTAATTTTTCCCAATAAGAATGATTAAAGAATTTATTCCATGCTTTTACCGCTTTATTATAAGTACACCCCGCATCGAACAATACGTCTAACACTTTTAAATTAGACTCAAGACGGTTTTTCCAATTATTCATTCTATAGCGATCAACATCACGAGTAACCAATGCCCTCCCATTGTCAACCGGAGCCTCAACCTCAGTACTGCCATTAATGCGGTCAACAATTGCTTGCATAGTATGATAAAAGAGTTCATCTAGACGTGAGTACTCTGCAGCAAATTTTTCATCACATAGAACTGTTTGAATTAATCCACTTGGCATATTTTTCCAATATTCTCGTGATTTACAAAACATCTTAGATAGTCGTATAACCTTTCGGAGATTATCGCCCTTGTCCTTTATTTCTCCGATAAACCATTTTTCTAGTGCATTCAAATGTCTGTCTGACCACTCACCGCCTGCATGTTCATAAATATAGTCCTTATCCTCTGAATCTTCCTTATATCTTTTAAAAATTGCAAAGTCCACATGGTAGCCTGTCGATGTATAATTCAAACGAACACAACTTGTCTTTACATCCGGATATTCTGCAAATTGTTTTGTCTTTCTCTTTAGTGCATCTGCAACCATATTCCTGGTAGCAAGAGGTCCCAGGTTGTTAAGATTATTTGATTCAAACACTATACCAACATCAATGTCATAATCATTTTTGTCATTTTGAACAGTAGTGTACATAGCCATACTGCCTTGTATCCTGTCCTCTGCAACCTTATAGTCTTTGCCTTTTTCATTATTGTATTCTAATAAGCCATCCTTCAATCGCTTTATATTCAACTTTCGTTTTTCCCTAAGTTCACTCTGTTCTGTTGCTGGAAGCACAACTTCCCTACGATAGAACTTATTAAATTCTTTCGAACAATCATACATGATATCTCCCCCCTTAAATTCCAACTGCAACAGGTTTTTTATAAATACTTTTCTAGTTCTATTTCAACACTCTAAGCTAACTATAATCTTATCATACTTTAATCATGATGATTAGCCTATTTTCACATCTATCTTATCTCCACAACCCTCCTAATTCATCTAATCTGTCAACTCTACCCTATCACCTTAAAGGTAGTTGATATGTTACCCTAAACAAGAAAAATGAGGGTTTCTAAGCATTATCAACTCTAGAAAATCATCTAGAAAAATTAACTATACTTGGAAACCCTTGATTTATAAATGTTTTAAATACACTCTATTTCTATACCCTTGACATCAAGACAACACACTCGACATGCACTGTGTTTGGAAAAAGATCTACCGGTTGGATTATTTCTACCTGGTATCCCTTATTATCCAAGTATTTTAGGTCTCTGGCCAAGGTCGAAGGGTTGCATGAAACATAAACTATTTTTTGAGGGGATAAGGTTACTATTGCTTCCAAAACAGCTTCATCGCAACCTTTCCTGGGAGGATCAACTACGACTACTTCTGGTTTTGCTTTTTGCAATGCTAGCTCAGGAATAAAAACCTCCGCATCGGCTGCATGAAATTCTGCATTTGTAATATGGTTTCTTTTAGCGTTTATTTTAGCATCTTGTACGGCCGCTTCTACATTTTCAACACCTATTACTTTTTCTGCTGTTCTTGCCATCAAAAGCGAGATGGTTCCAATTCCACAGTATACATCCAAAACTGTCTCGTTCCCTTCCAAAGCTGTCATTTCAACTACTTGCTCATAGAGAATTTCTGTTTGGATTGGGTTTACCTGATAGAATGCATGGGGAGAAATTTGAAATTCTAGATTACAGAGAGTATCCACCATATATTCCTGCCCATAAAGCACTCTGTTTTTCGAACCCATTATTACATTGGTTTTTTTTGTATTTTTGTTGATCACGATGCTTTTAACACGAGGGAATGCCTGGGTTATTCGGTCAATTAGTTCTTTTTCCTTAGGCAGACTCTCTCCATTAATCACTAAAATAATCATTTGTTCTTCTGATTGAAATCCTACCTTTGTCACTAAATGACGTAACAAGCCTTTTTCTGTTTTTTCGTTATAGATAGAAACCTTATTTTCCCTGATATACTTTTTCAGCGTTTTAATGATCTCTTTATTAAAAGGATGTTGTATCTTACAATCATCGATACTAACGATATCATGACTTCCTCGCTGAAAAAAACCAATAACGGCTTCACCTTCTTCCAGGCCAATGGGAAACTGTGCTTTGTTTCGATATCGATAAGGCTCTTTCATTCCTAAGATTGGTCTTATTTCCTTGTTTATTTTTCCGATTCTTTGAATGGTGTCCCGCACTTTTTTGTCTTTATATTTTAATTGTGCTTCGTAGCTAAGCGTTAATGTTTGACATCCTCCGCAGTGATGATGATAGGGACAAACTGACTCAACTCGATCCTCGGACGGTTTGATGAGCTCTACAAGAGATGCATGACCAAAATTTTTTCTTTTTTTGTCCATTCTCACTTTTGCCAGATCACCTGGTATGGTTCCCTGTACAAATAGTGGAAAGCCTTCAACTTTTCCAACGCCTTCTCCCTGATGAGTCAGATCTTCTATTGTGACCGTATATATTTCTTGTTCTTTTAACATCTTTTTCTTCCTTTCCCTTTATGCCTGGTAATAATTTTTTTCCTTTTCTTGCTTGTTCCTATCATTATGATATCATATAATTATTAATGTTCCTCTCAGTAATTTATCCGATAACTATCACCGCTAAGACTTCCGCTTCTACAAAAGGGTGTTAAGTCGTGATATGTCCCTCGTTGAACAAATAAATTTTAACCTTCTGATGGAGTTATAACTCCACTAGAAACTAAAATCCTTTTTTAGAAAGTGAGTGGCTTCGATGCGAAAGATTATATCATCATTCTTGCTGATTCTTGCGCTTGCCTTTGTTGGGGCTGGATTGCCTCTTTATATGGATAGCATAGATTTAGACTTAGACTTATCTTCCGATGCTCCAGATTCGGAGAAAGAATTAGATCTGCCTTATTCTTTAGAACATCAAGAGTTAAGCGCCTCTGAACATCTTATTGAGTTCACGATTGATTTAAGCCATGTGCCGGAAGATCTCCATCCTACTTCTTCTGGTTTATTAAAGATCTCTATATTACAAAACGACCAGAAAATAAGGGATGTGTCAGATGAATCCTTCCATGCCGATATCCAGATAGACCAACATGAAAATTCCCATGCTTTATCCGGATCGATCCATTTGTTTCCTGAGGCTTTTCAAACACCTGATGGGGACTATAGGCTTCAAGTTCGATTTTTATCAGCTGACTCCAGTGATTTGATACCACCAAAGGAAATTCCTTTATCCTTTTCTTCTATCAAAGCTTATTCATCAGCTGTATGGGATGCACCGCCTAATACAACGGCTTTAACACTTTATTTTCCAGAAGAAGAGCATGAGCACCTTATTCCTATCACACGTTTTGTTCCAAGAACCAATACGACTTTAAGAGAAACTGTCACTCAGTTGGAACAAGGACCTGCTGATCATCTTGGGTTAGCCCCTGGCTCACCTATCCCAAGAGTGCCTCGTATCCATCTTTCTGCCGGTGTCACCAGCCTTTATCTTACTAGTCCGTCAGAACCATATAGTGTAGATCCTTCCATTGCCAGTACAGCCGCTCATAGCCTTATAGAGTCTTTGGGTTCTATTAATGAGGTTCACGAAATACAATTTTACTTTGATAATCAGATCATCGCTGAAGGATTCAAAGGATTAAATACGAGTGAAAGGTTTTATCCTTCTCAGAGAACTTCTTATTTTCCTGCTTTTGTAGGAACAGAAGGGAGAGCTTTACTTTTCCCTGTATATACAGATCAGACCGAAATTGTTCTTTTATTAGAAAAATTGAAATACCAAAATCAGCATGATTTCTATCATCACCGTGTTCAGCCAACGATACCGCATTTTGTTGAGTTGTTGGATCATGAAATTTCAGAGGATCGATTACTACTGAATTTCAATCCTGCCTTCAAGGAATATATCACGCAACATCCTGTTCATGGAAAAATGATGATAGACAGTATCTTGTTAACAGTAGGATCTTTACCGGACATTAATTTTGTGGAATTCCTAACGGAAGGTGAGCCAGTTCATTTGCCAGCTGAAATAAATCAAGAGTTACCACTGTCGATTCCTTCGTATATTAATCCGGAAAACTAGACAAGAAAAAGAGCCGACCTTTAAGGCAGGCTCTCCAGACAAAATGTCTGTATTCATAAAAAAGGGAGAGGATGTGTTACGAATTAATCATAACATTATTCTTTCCCTTTTATATTACCAACAAGTTAATATTATGTTAAGAAAAAATTACAGAACTTTTGTTCTTCCACTATATATTTGTCCACGAGCTGTATCGACCGTCACTATATCGCCATCTTTTAAGGTTTTTGTAGCGTCATGAGCACCAACGACTGTTGGTGTGTGTATATTGAGTCCAATAACAGCCGCATGACTTGTCAAACCACCAGCCTCGACTATTAATGCTCCTGCTTTTTCCATAACAGGAACCATTTCCGCATCTGTAAACTCACTTACCAAGACGTCTCCTTCTTTAAGTTTTTCCCAGCTGGATGGATCTTCTGTCAGGATTTTCACTGTACCTGTATAGCTTTCACTGCCAATTCCTGTTCCGTTTACGATGACTTCTCCTACAATGTGGGCTTTAATAAGGTTTGTTGTACCTGCAATGCCTACGGGTACACCAGCCGTAATCACCACAAGGTCTCCTCTTTCAATCAAATTGCATTCTAAGGCTTTTGCTATTGAAGTATCTATGATATCATCGGTAGACTCAAGGTATTCTGTTAAAACAGCATAGGTACCCCAGCTTAGAGCCAGCTGACGTGTCACTTGACGATCTGTTGTTGCGGCAATCACCAGCTGAGAGGGTCTGAACTTTGATACCATTCGGGCCGTATGACCAGATGAGGTGGCTGTAATAATAGCAGCTGCATCTAAATCCATTGCTATATGGGTAGTCGCATCACTAATAGCATCTGTCATACTGGTTTCTTTATCATTAGCTTTTTGTCTCATTAAGTCACGATAGTTAATGGAAGCTTCTGTACGCATAGCGATCTGAGTCATCATTTGAACAGCTTCTACAGGGTATTTACCTGCTGCTGTTTCCCCAGAAAGCATAATGGCATCTGTTCCATCCAAAATGGCATTGGCTACGTCTGTTGCTTCTGCTCTGGTAGGTCTTGGGTTTCGTATCATAGAATCCAGCATTTGTGTTGCTGTGATCACTGGCTTTCCAACACGATTACATCTTCGAATCATGTCTTTTTGTGCTAATGGTATTTCTTCTGTCGGTATTTCTACTCCTAAATCACCTCTCGCCACCATAATGCCATCACTGGCTTCTATGATTTCAGCCAGGTTGTCTATCCCTTCCTGGTTTTCTATTTTAGATATGATTTTTATTTTTTCAGCATTGTTTTCTTCTAATATTTCTCTGATAGCCAGCACATCCCTGGCTTTCCTGACAAAAGAAGCTGCGATAAAGTCGATTCCATTTTTAATACCAAACTCTATATCTGCTTTATCCTTATCCGTAATTGCTGGTAAGTTTATCTTAACACTCGGTACATTGACACCTTTATGATTTTTAACTTCTCCTGCATTTTCCACTCGACAGTAAATATCTGTCTGATCTTTGATTTCTTTTACTCGCAGGGAAACTAGTCCGTCATCAATCAAAATTGTATCACCAGGCTTTACATCTTGTGCTAACGCTTTGTAGCTAACGCTGCATATTTCTTTTGTTCCTTCAACTTCTCTGGTAGTTAGAATGTATTCTTGTCCTTCTTCCAATTGAACTGATGGTTCTTGAAAGCTTCCCGTACGAATTTCTGGTCCCTTTGTATCCAAAAGGATTGCAATAGGTTTTCTTATTTCACGCCGTACTTCTTTAATCACATCGATTCGAGCTTGATGCTCCTGATGCGTACCATGAGAAAAGTTCAGCCGAGCCACATTTAAACCACTATTGACTAATGCTTCAAAAACATCTTTTCTTTCACTAGCTGGTCCAATCGTACATACAATTTTGGTTTTTTTCATTCACCCTGCCTCCTTCAGTCTTACTTCTTTTCTCTAGATAGACAAAATACCTGCCAAATCATAAGTCTCCATATCCAGCTTCTTTTTCATGGCAAGCGCTTTTTCTATTTCGATAGCTACTACTTCATTACACTTCATACCCACTGTAAGTCCTTTCTTACCTTCTAATATAAGATCCACTGCTTTTGCCCCTAACTTACTCGCCAGGATTCGATCAAAAGCTGTCGGATTCCCTCCACGCTGAATATGCCCTAGAATCGTTGCGCGGGTTTCCATGCTGGTTTTTTCTTCAATTTCTTTTGCTATCTCGACCGCACTGCCAGCACCTTCTGCCATCAGAATCAAACTATGCAGCTTTCCACGATTTTTTCCGCGAATAATCTTTTGACAAACACTATCAACACTATTGGGTATTTCTGGCAAAATAATACTCTCAGCTCCTCCTGCCAAGCCGCAGTACAAAGCAATATCTCCACAATGCCTTCCCATCACTTCTACTATATTGACCCGACCATGAGAACTGGAAGTATCTCTTATTTTGCTAATAGCTTCCACCACGGTGTTGATGGCCGTATCAAAACCAATGCTGTGATCCGTATATTCCAAATCGTTATCAATAGTACCTGGCACACCAATAGCCGTTATGCCGATTTCATTTAGCTTTTGTGCTCCAGCAATCGATCCATCTCCACCTATAACGACTAACCCTTCTATGCCAAAAACATCTAATACATTTTTTGCTTTTTTCAACCCATTTTCTGTTCTGAACTCTTCCGACCTTGCCGTCCGCAAAAAAGTGCCACCCCGATGAATAATATCCGCTACCGAGGAAAGGGTCATTTCTTTTAACCGAGCATTGATCAACCCTTCATATCCTTGCTCTATTCCGTACACTTTACAATTATTGTAAATTCCATTTCGGACAACAGCACGAATAGCCGCATTCATTCCTGGTGCATCTCCACCGCTGGTAAGTACTCCTATGGTTTTCATTACATCTCCTCCGTTCCAGTAAGTCTGTTGAGATTTGATTTCTCCTATATTCCAGTCATTTTTACAGACTGTTCTCCAAAAACCCGACGAAGCATTTTTATGAGATAAGCATCTTGTTTTACCCATAAGGCTGACTCTGCTCGAAATCTCTTTTTTGTATTCTCAATATAAACCACCACAGGTATATCTCCATGATACTCTCTAAGCAACGGTTTCACTTGTTCTATGAGAGTAAGTTGGCTCGTATCTTGCACCTTAATCCATAGCAAAGGTTCTTCGCTTTTTTTTCTATGGCTCACCGGTTGTTTTGGTTGATTGTTATTTTTATTTTGGAAAGCTTTCCCTTTCCATTCCGTTGCTTTGGCTAAAGGTGCCAATTGGTTAACCAATACCTTTGGTGCTTCCTCATCCCGACAATCTAACATACCATCTATAACAACGATTTCGTCTTCCTGTACTAAAGAGAGACATTGATCAAGAACTTTCGGAAAAACAATACATTCTACAGTACCATAAAGATCTTCCAGCTGGATAATCGCCATCATTTGATTGTTTTTGGTGGTTTTCATGCTGCGTGATAGTATCATTCCACCAATAATAATATTTTGACGGTCTTTTAAGGGAGTCGTCATAGGATCTTCTACCATTTTAATAAAATCTGCTGTATTGGCTGTCATATAATTTTCCAAAATATCCTGATGCTCTGATAA includes:
- a CDS encoding ADP-ribosyltransferase; translation: MKTINKRRYGELHWTIRNKDQYIEFKNEKEARDWGMRHYSKWADTYKKMMELAGNTIKNNLCTAPIECYCGYSYRQINDYLRNGADSDEHLYREMADILSIILCSAPRIPCDVILYRLVSDEFIGNLIEENKRDRPTPIQEKGFMSTSLIKDIVKQSEAYASENNLLKIYVKKETIGVYVNSVTIRNEEEMLLFPNMFLGLSSYPYKDKECGKFIYECELIKFY
- a CDS encoding SMODS-associated NUDIX domain-containing protein, producing MKIIKMLFLLLISVGAATCAILSELKSIPVGPMLGSLISGISIPYLIPSIIDLTDNENWKSSQRKLNRAGILQKNTIIRISFAYLFRIKVDGKYLLVRNGRTKKYQPVGGAYKFTQEEANYLRDNIPVENDDRIPVDRITKRDYRLLVKNEYLRKFVRRFNKTQHRENISNLSREFVEEMFSTEILDKSAFGALSYKFCGRHMTNVEYGSVFNHYELLLADIIEVQLSDAQEQLFKNLMGVDCNKYRFATADEIKSLGVKFRTNDLEDDIANHTPKILSENTDKLMRRNKHKETITVQP
- the rlmD gene encoding 23S rRNA (uracil(1939)-C(5))-methyltransferase RlmD — its product is MLKEQEIYTVTIEDLTHQGEGVGKVEGFPLFVQGTIPGDLAKVRMDKKRKNFGHASLVELIKPSEDRVESVCPYHHHCGGCQTLTLSYEAQLKYKDKKVRDTIQRIGKINKEIRPILGMKEPYRYRNKAQFPIGLEEGEAVIGFFQRGSHDIVSIDDCKIQHPFNKEIIKTLKKYIRENKVSIYNEKTEKGLLRHLVTKVGFQSEEQMIILVINGESLPKEKELIDRITQAFPRVKSIVINKNTKKTNVIMGSKNRVLYGQEYMVDTLCNLEFQISPHAFYQVNPIQTEILYEQVVEMTALEGNETVLDVYCGIGTISLLMARTAEKVIGVENVEAAVQDAKINAKRNHITNAEFHAADAEVFIPELALQKAKPEVVVVDPPRKGCDEAVLEAIVTLSPQKIVYVSCNPSTLARDLKYLDNKGYQVEIIQPVDLFPNTVHVECVVLMSRV
- a CDS encoding nucleotide-binding domain-containing protein yields the protein MYDCSKEFNKFYRREVVLPATEQSELREKRKLNIKRLKDGLLEYNNEKGKDYKVAEDRIQGSMAMYTTVQNDKNDYDIDVGIVFESNNLNNLGPLATRNMVADALKRKTKQFAEYPDVKTSCVRLNYTSTGYHVDFAIFKRYKEDSEDKDYIYEHAGGEWSDRHLNALEKWFIGEIKDKGDNLRKVIRLSKMFCKSREYWKNMPSGLIQTVLCDEKFAAEYSRLDELFYHTMQAIVDRINGSTEVEAPVDNGRALVTRDVDRYRMNNWKNRLESNLKVLDVLFDAGCTYNKAVKAWNKFFNHSYWEKLEEKVISESYSVRKSQIFNDTEEFIEDLYPVYEQYDVTIDCKVSGNGFRLMSIFEYLDKYATSFKRFIPYNFSVKCKIGYTNCPSYDKILWKVLNVGSEAELRNEIRGQIQDRGKEITENSKFHGPHYIECYLIKNGVCVAIGHVNVPIGVS
- a CDS encoding recombinase family protein — its product is MSGNPRVHFIPPKPPKRERRVGIYCRVSSNSSEQLKSLSAQVSALTRLTAATPQWLLVDVYMDIASSKSGSSRKEFDRMLQECKSRNLDIILTKSISRFGRDTVDTLEALNQLKTLGVRVIFEQEDLDTANTDSELMISIIEAIAQAENESRSDNIKWGIKQRAAQGTSKLYNRKCYGYKNDVDGSLIIDDEEAKNVQLIFDLYLQGKSIIGIIEELERLEIKSPTGKDKWSKRTIDVMLSNEKYIGIVRLLNSGKNEVHYVSENNNPPIIIGEMFKAIQIEKASRSNVVKDGNEKKRKGTKYSSKKCKE
- the pyk gene encoding pyruvate kinase; the encoded protein is MKKTKIVCTIGPASERKDVFEALVNSGLNVARLNFSHGTHQEHQARIDVIKEVRREIRKPIAILLDTKGPEIRTGSFQEPSVQLEEGQEYILTTREVEGTKEICSVSYKALAQDVKPGDTILIDDGLVSLRVKEIKDQTDIYCRVENAGEVKNHKGVNVPSVKINLPAITDKDKADIEFGIKNGIDFIAASFVRKARDVLAIREILEENNAEKIKIISKIENQEGIDNLAEIIEASDGIMVARGDLGVEIPTEEIPLAQKDMIRRCNRVGKPVITATQMLDSMIRNPRPTRAEATDVANAILDGTDAIMLSGETAAGKYPVEAVQMMTQIAMRTEASINYRDLMRQKANDKETSMTDAISDATTHIAMDLDAAAIITATSSGHTARMVSKFRPSQLVIAATTDRQVTRQLALSWGTYAVLTEYLESTDDIIDTSIAKALECNLIERGDLVVITAGVPVGIAGTTNLIKAHIVGEVIVNGTGIGSESYTGTVKILTEDPSSWEKLKEGDVLVSEFTDAEMVPVMEKAGALIVEAGGLTSHAAVIGLNIHTPTVVGAHDATKTLKDGDIVTVDTARGQIYSGRTKVL
- a CDS encoding GerMN domain-containing protein; translated protein: MRKIISSFLLILALAFVGAGLPLYMDSIDLDLDLSSDAPDSEKELDLPYSLEHQELSASEHLIEFTIDLSHVPEDLHPTSSGLLKISILQNDQKIRDVSDESFHADIQIDQHENSHALSGSIHLFPEAFQTPDGDYRLQVRFLSADSSDLIPPKEIPLSFSSIKAYSSAVWDAPPNTTALTLYFPEEEHEHLIPITRFVPRTNTTLRETVTQLEQGPADHLGLAPGSPIPRVPRIHLSAGVTSLYLTSPSEPYSVDPSIASTAAHSLIESLGSINEVHEIQFYFDNQIIAEGFKGLNTSERFYPSQRTSYFPAFVGTEGRALLFPVYTDQTEIVLLLEKLKYQNQHDFYHHRVQPTIPHFVELLDHEISEDRLLLNFNPAFKEYITQHPVHGKMMIDSILLTVGSLPDINFVEFLTEGEPVHLPAEINQELPLSIPSYINPEN